A region from the Canis aureus isolate CA01 chromosome 8, VMU_Caureus_v.1.0, whole genome shotgun sequence genome encodes:
- the CRYM gene encoding ketimine reductase mu-crystallin isoform X2 translates to MSWAPAFLSAAEVQEHLRSSSLLIPPLEAALANFSSGPDGGVMQPVRTVVPVAKHRGFLGVMPAYSAAEDALTTKLVTFYEGHSTTSTVPSHQATVLLFEPSNGSLLAVMDGNVITAKRTAAVSAIATKVRIWNRTKENAEKFADTVQGEVQVCSSVQEAVTGADVIITVTMATEPILFGEWVKPGAHINAIGASRPDWRELDDELMKQAVLYVDSQEAALKESGDVLLSGAEIFAELGEVVKGVKPAHCDKTTVFKSLGMAVEDMVAAKLVYDSWSSGK, encoded by the exons ATGAGCTGGGCGCCAGCGTTCCTGAGCGCTGCCGAGGTGCAGGAGCACCTCCGCAGCTCCAGCCTGCTCATCCCGCCTCTGGAGGCGGCTCTGGCCAACTTCTCCAGCGGCCCCGACGGAGGGGTCATGCAGCCGGTGCGCACCGTGGTGCCGGTGGCCAAGCACAGGGG TTTCCTGGGGGTCATGCCGGCCTACAGTGCTGCAGAGGACGCCCTGACCACCAAGTTGGTCACCTTCTACGAGGGCCACAGCACCACCTCCACGGTCCCCTCCCACCAGGCCACTGTGCTGCTCTTTGAGCCCAGCAATGGCTCCCTTCTGGCG GTCATGGATGGAAATGTCATAACCGCCAAGAGAACAGCTGCAGTTTCTGCCATCGCCACCAAG GTGAGGATATGGAACCGCACCAAAGAAAATGCAGAGAAGTTTGCAGACACAGTTCAAGGAGAAGTACAGGTCTGTTCATCAGTCCAGGAGGCTGTGACGGGTGCAGATGTGATCATCACAGTCACCATGGCAACAGAGCCCATTTTGTTTGGTGAATGGGTGAAGCCGGGGGCTCATATCAATG CCATCGGAGCCAGCAGACCCGACTGGAGAGAGCTGGATGATGAGCTGATGAAACAGGCTGTGCTGTATGTGGACTCCCAGGAGGCTGCTCTGAAAGAGTCTGGAGATGTCCTATTGTCAGGG GCCGAGATCTTCGCTGAGCTGGGAGAAGTAGTGAAGGGAGTGAAGCCAGCACACTGTGACAAGACAACAGTGTTCAAGTCTTTGG GAATGGCGGTGGAAGACATGGTTGCAGCCAAACTAGTGTACGATTCCTGGTCATCTggtaaataa
- the CRYM gene encoding ketimine reductase mu-crystallin isoform X1, which translates to MSWAPAFLSAAEVQEHLRSSSLLIPPLEAALANFSSGPDGGVMQPVRTVVPVAKHRGFLGVMPAYSAAEDALTTKLVTFYEGHSTTSTVPSHQATVLLFEPSNGSLLAVMDGNVITAKRTAAVSAIATKFLKPPSSEVLCILGAGVQAYSHYEVFTEQFFFKEVRIWNRTKENAEKFADTVQGEVQVCSSVQEAVTGADVIITVTMATEPILFGEWVKPGAHINAIGASRPDWRELDDELMKQAVLYVDSQEAALKESGDVLLSGAEIFAELGEVVKGVKPAHCDKTTVFKSLGMAVEDMVAAKLVYDSWSSGK; encoded by the exons ATGAGCTGGGCGCCAGCGTTCCTGAGCGCTGCCGAGGTGCAGGAGCACCTCCGCAGCTCCAGCCTGCTCATCCCGCCTCTGGAGGCGGCTCTGGCCAACTTCTCCAGCGGCCCCGACGGAGGGGTCATGCAGCCGGTGCGCACCGTGGTGCCGGTGGCCAAGCACAGGGG TTTCCTGGGGGTCATGCCGGCCTACAGTGCTGCAGAGGACGCCCTGACCACCAAGTTGGTCACCTTCTACGAGGGCCACAGCACCACCTCCACGGTCCCCTCCCACCAGGCCACTGTGCTGCTCTTTGAGCCCAGCAATGGCTCCCTTCTGGCG GTCATGGATGGAAATGTCATAACCGCCAAGAGAACAGCTGCAGTTTCTGCCATCGCCACCAAG TTTTTGAAACCACCCAGCAGTGAAGTGCTGTGCATCCTGGGGGCTGGGGTCCAGGCCTACAGCCACTACGAGGTCTTCACAGAGCAGTTCTTCTTTAAGGAG GTGAGGATATGGAACCGCACCAAAGAAAATGCAGAGAAGTTTGCAGACACAGTTCAAGGAGAAGTACAGGTCTGTTCATCAGTCCAGGAGGCTGTGACGGGTGCAGATGTGATCATCACAGTCACCATGGCAACAGAGCCCATTTTGTTTGGTGAATGGGTGAAGCCGGGGGCTCATATCAATG CCATCGGAGCCAGCAGACCCGACTGGAGAGAGCTGGATGATGAGCTGATGAAACAGGCTGTGCTGTATGTGGACTCCCAGGAGGCTGCTCTGAAAGAGTCTGGAGATGTCCTATTGTCAGGG GCCGAGATCTTCGCTGAGCTGGGAGAAGTAGTGAAGGGAGTGAAGCCAGCACACTGTGACAAGACAACAGTGTTCAAGTCTTTGG GAATGGCGGTGGAAGACATGGTTGCAGCCAAACTAGTGTACGATTCCTGGTCATCTggtaaataa